One Globicephala melas chromosome 9, mGloMel1.2, whole genome shotgun sequence genomic window, CTGCTGTCACCCCTTGAATGCTGGAGGGAGAAGTGAAGGGCACCCcattttccctctccccccaaaTTCCCACCTCCTTCACTGTTTCATCTCTGAGCCCTGGCTAAGGAATTTCCCCACATCTTCCTTCATCtgcttcaggttttgtttttagtttattttttaaaaaatttctattctTCTGGTTGTTTCAGTCGGAAACCTTAAACATGTCTTCATGTCACCACTGTCTTCTCTGGACCGTCTTGCTCCCATTCCCCCCTGGGCTGAGTGCTCTATGAGCACCCACACTCCTCCACAATCATGTTCTGGATGTCCTTTTTGATGATGTTCTGCCCATCATCATAGTACAACATGGACATGGGTCTCAGCTTGGTGGGCACACAGCACGACTTGAGGTTGGCAAAGGGGCTGTGACCCCGCATGCGGTAGTGGTTGATGACCGTCGAGTGAAAGGACAGGGATGAGCCCGACGTTCCTGCTATGTGGCTGgggcactcaccctcgcagtagTTGGCGTGATAGCCAGAGGGAGCGATGATCCAGTCATTCCAGCCAATGTCCTTGAAACTAACAAAGAACTGTTTCTTACAGCAGATGTTGACCTTGCCGTCACACTCCAAGCCCCGCCGCCGGCGCCGGTGAGGGTGGTCTTCAGACTGGCGGGCCTGCAGCATGAGGAAAGGTCTGTGCGACTGTTCCTTCTCCTCGTCCCCTCCCGCCCCTCCTTCTCCgtcccttttcttcccttccccctcctcttctctcttcttcttcttgcccAGCAGCACCAGGCTGGCGCCGGTCTCGTGGCATTGATCACAGGCAATCCGAATGTCCAGGGAGCTCTTGCCCTGGTCCAGCAACCGCTGGATGCAGCTGGAGACGGGGAAGATGTGCCAGGTGCTCTTTCGAGCATCCACCACCTTCTCTgatatcagcacttcattcctctCCCCCATTAAGCCCACTTCCTCGGCCTCCTCCCCTGCGTCCCAGCCGCCCTGCGGGTGCTTCTGCTGCTGAAAAAGA contains:
- the INHBA gene encoding inhibin beta A chain translates to MPLLWLRGFLLASCWIIVRSSPTPGSEGHSATPDCPSCALATLPKDVPNSQPEMVEAVKKHILNMLHLKKRPDVTQPVPKAALLNAIRKLHVGKVGENGYVEIEDDIGRRAEMNELMEQTSEIITFAESGTARKTLHFEISKEGSDLSVVERAEIWLFLKVPKANRTRTKVTIHLFQQQKHPQGGWDAGEEAEEVGLMGERNEVLISEKVVDARKSTWHIFPVSSCIQRLLDQGKSSLDIRIACDQCHETGASLVLLGKKKKREEEGEGKKRDGEGGAGGDEEKEQSHRPFLMLQARQSEDHPHRRRRRGLECDGKVNICCKKQFFVSFKDIGWNDWIIAPSGYHANYCEGECPSHIAGTSGSSLSFHSTVINHYRMRGHSPFANLKSCCVPTKLRPMSMLYYDDGQNIIKKDIQNMIVEECGCS